The uncultured Methanobrevibacter sp. genome includes the window TCTTGCAATGTCTTATGGTGAAGATTTCATGAAAATGCCTAAAAACATTAAAATACACACCAGAATACACACATTAATGAAAAAAGATGTGGACTTGCATGCCCTTTTTGTTGAAGAAATAGAAAGAATAAGAGAAGTTAATGAAAAACTCAATTAGTCTTTGTTGAACGGTTCACGTTTGTAGATTCCACTCAAAAAGATTTCTTCCAATTTTTCTTCACTTTCATTATTTCTGATGTGTGATATCAGTTCGACAAGATTGTCGTTTCTAAGCAGGCAAGGTTTTATTTTTCCGTCAGGGGTTATCCTTAATCTGGAGCAATTTGCGCAAAAGGTAGCGTTATCAACTGGCTTGACTACCTCGATTTCTCCACCGTTAATGTAATATTTTTTACGGCCCTGCATAAACTTACGTTCTCGCACTTCATCAGCTATATCAGCTAACTCTTTTTCAACATCATCTAACTTATAGTGATAGTCTTCGCTGAATTTATCATCATCACAATTTTCACTTTCAATCAGTTCAATAATCTGAAGTACAATATCATTGTCCCTGCAGAATTTAAACATGTCCTTAATTTCATTCTGGTTAATGTCCTTCATTATTACCATGTTGATTTTAACGGGATACAGACCCGCTTCAACAGCTTTCAGAATTCCTTTTTTCGCAGATTCCAGATAATCCTTTTTTGTGATGAATTCATAAGTTTCACGATTCAGGGTATCAAGACTTACATTGACCCTGTCAAGACCTGCCTTTTTCAGGTCTTCTGCATATTCCTCTAGAAATGTTCCGTTAGTTGTAAGGGATATGTCCTTGAAATCGAGACTTGCTATCTTTTCAACAATCTCAACAATGTCTTTTCTAATTAAAGGTTCTCCTCCTGAAAGCCTTATTTTTTTAACTCCAATTTTTTTAGCTATTTTACATATTGTATATAGCTCATCGGCAGTCATTTCATCTTTGGAGCGAACCATTCCATCGTGATGACAGTATAAACAGTTTACATTACATCTGTTTGTTATTGTAATTCTTAGTGAAAGAATTGGTCTTTCATATTTGTCTTTTACTACATCTTCTAACATATTACCATTCTTCCACTCTGATTGTTATCTGTTTAATTTCACCGTCTGTTTTCAATGAATTTATTGTAGCATAAATGGTTTCCTTTAAAATTCCCTGTGTGAACTTGTTTATTTCAACGTCATTGCCGTTTGTCTTCAGGCTGATGTCGGCATTTTTCAAGTTTCCGTTTGCAATATTGGAAATGTCAATGTCAATCACTTTAACATCACTTTCTGTTTTGATTGAACTTACCATGCCTTTAATTGAATTTGAGACAATTCTGTTTGTAAATTCATTTATTTCAAGATCTTTATTGTTGATTAAAATTCTGCACCTTGCATCATTCGGACTTTTTTCCGTTTTTTCTTCATCAGGGATTACAAGTTCAATTTTACCTATATTTTCAACACCGTATTCATCAAGGTTTAATGTGTTGATAATTCCGATAATGCTTTGTTTAAAATAATCGCTTACGAATCTGTTCAGCCCAACTACTTTGCCGTCAATTGACAGATAGCTTTCAACATCATCCAAATCATCAGGGGTCATGTTGCCGTTTCGGATTTCACCTGCAATTGCTTCGCCGTTATTGAACCCGCAGTTATGGGCAAATAAAGTGTCTACAATATCATGACCTCTCTGTTCAATAAGGTCTGCAAGTTCGCTGATGCCTTTTTCATCTATTGTAAATGAATCTACTTCTTTAATTGTATATTCGTCTCTTACGTTAGGGGATGTTATAATTTTTGGGTAATTGTAGCTTTTGTAGCCTTCAATTATTACAAAATCAAAATCATCGAAGTGTTTTAACATGTATAGTATTCTATTTAAGTCATGTTCTTTTCTCACATTGAAAAATGTTGTTGAACCGACACCAACAACCAGATTTGCACCGGCCTGTTTGTGTTTCCAGGTGTCTGTATTTTCCTTATCCATTTCAATGGAGTGATGCGAATGCTTTATAGAGGCAACATTGTATCCTCTATTGGTCAGTTCTTCAATAACTTTTACGGTTAGTGAAGTCTTACCTGTATTTTTTTTACCGACAATAGATACTATTTTCATTTTATAATCCCCATGATATATTTGTGTTTTTTATTAATTAATTATTTCTAAATTATTGTGGAGAGGTTCAGGTTCTTTGTGAAAAGCAGGTATTTTTTAAATTATGTGTAGTTACTACACATATAAATTACATTTTATTTTTCATTAAATATCTTTATTTTTACAAATAACTGTATTTTATATGATATTTAATTTGTAAACGGTTGAATTATACGGATTTAATTTAATTTCACTATGTAGTTTTTTTTATTATTTTTATTTAATGGATTATTATTTTTTATTTATTTAAAGTATTTATTGTATTTAATTTTAATTATATTAATTTTAATAATGGAATTAGTTAAACCTAAATCTATAAAATTACTTATTTTAAAAAATTTAGAAAAAATAATCGATATGTTTATATGCTCATATCGTAAAAAATATTATTGTAACATTGATGATATTTTATTTTCATTGTTATTTGGAGGTAGTTATATGGCAGTAAAAATAGACGGTAATTTATGTGGACATATAGACAATTGTCCTGTTCAGGGGTTATGTATAAAACTATGTGAACAGGGTGCAATTATTGAGGAAAATGGGGATGTGAAAATTGTCCCTGAAAATTGTGACGATTGTGATCTTTGTATACAAAATTGTCCTAATCAAGCAATATCAAAAGCATAAGGAGAGATTTAAATGTTTGATATTGAAAGAAATGGAGCAGAATATCGTAAATTGTCTTACAAAGATGTCAATTGTGTAGGCTGTGGAATTTGTAGTGATGTTTGTCCGACATCTTCCTTAAGATTAGGACCACTGGTACCAATTGCACGTGGCCTTATTGAAATGGATCTGATTTCTGTTAATGCAGATACTTGTGTATTTTGCGGATTATG containing:
- the moaA gene encoding GTP 3',8-cyclase MoaA; the encoded protein is MLEDVVKDKYERPILSLRITITNRCNVNCLYCHHDGMVRSKDEMTADELYTICKIAKKIGVKKIRLSGGEPLIRKDIVEIVEKIASLDFKDISLTTNGTFLEEYAEDLKKAGLDRVNVSLDTLNRETYEFITKKDYLESAKKGILKAVEAGLYPVKINMVIMKDINQNEIKDMFKFCRDNDIVLQIIELIESENCDDDKFSEDYHYKLDDVEKELADIADEVRERKFMQGRKKYYINGGEIEVVKPVDNATFCANCSRLRITPDGKIKPCLLRNDNLVELISHIRNNESEEKLEEIFLSGIYKREPFNKD
- the mobB gene encoding molybdopterin-guanine dinucleotide biosynthesis protein B — protein: MKIVSIVGKKNTGKTSLTVKVIEELTNRGYNVASIKHSHHSIEMDKENTDTWKHKQAGANLVVGVGSTTFFNVRKEHDLNRILYMLKHFDDFDFVIIEGYKSYNYPKIITSPNVRDEYTIKEVDSFTIDEKGISELADLIEQRGHDIVDTLFAHNCGFNNGEAIAGEIRNGNMTPDDLDDVESYLSIDGKVVGLNRFVSDYFKQSIIGIINTLNLDEYGVENIGKIELVIPDEEKTEKSPNDARCRILINNKDLEINEFTNRIVSNSIKGMVSSIKTESDVKVIDIDISNIANGNLKNADISLKTNGNDVEINKFTQGILKETIYATINSLKTDGEIKQITIRVEEW
- a CDS encoding 4Fe-4S binding protein is translated as MAVKIDGNLCGHIDNCPVQGLCIKLCEQGAIIEENGDVKIVPENCDDCDLCIQNCPNQAISKA